The Salvelinus fontinalis isolate EN_2023a chromosome 24, ASM2944872v1, whole genome shotgun sequence genome has a segment encoding these proteins:
- the LOC129822540 gene encoding succinate receptor 1-like, translating to MFLPLQVTAKTGDWQKGLEDLLEFNTPSLGEFEEGKVYNCTMLDDFLLQYYLTPAYALEFTLGFPSNLLVVLGYVFCLPEWKSTNVYLFNLAVSDLIFLCTLPRLSYLYANAQLEDNGVGCTINRYILHTNLYSSILFMVWVSMDRFLLVRHPSRLHFLLTKKAALCLSLMTWVAVNMQVAPLILYMVQDMRKGNWSLCKDFGSLEVMDNLLGYSLGLTVTGYLLPLLGLGFFSYHINRLLRVQAKMIQGKGTSFRRPVRVVSAVAAMFLVLYLPYHLMRNVRIASRHPWAGLSDCHKIYIESAYILTRPVAFFHSVINPVFYFFMGDKFRELLLAKIRGLVRQLKQRTRTAM from the coding sequence gtgtatAACTGTACAATGCTAGATGACTTCCTGTTGCAGTACTACCTGACTCCCGCCTATGCCCTGGAGTTTACCCTGGGTTTCCCCAGCAACCTGCTGGTGGTCCTGGGTTATGTGTTCTGCCTGCCAGAGTGGAAGAGCACCAATGTTTACCTGTTCAACCTCGCTGTCTCTGATCTCATCTTTCTGTGCACGCTGCCACGCCTCTCCTACCTGTACGCCAACGCCCAATTAGAAGACAATGGCGTCGGCTGCACAATCAACCGCTATATTCTCCATACCAACCTCTACTCCTCCATCCTTTTCATGGTGTGGGTCAGCATGGACCGCTTCCTGCTCGTACGACACCCGTCACGACTTCACTTCCTGTTGACCAAGAAGGCGGCCCTCTGCTTGTCTCTCATGACCTGGGTGGCAGTTAACATGCAGGTGGCCCCCCTAATATTGTACATGGTCCAGGACATGCGGAAAGGGAACTGGAGCTTATGTAAGGACTTTGGGAGCCTGGAGGTTATGGATAACTTGCTGGGATACAGCCTGGGCCTGACGGTGactggctacctgctgcctctgCTGGGGCTTGGCTTCTTCAGTTACCACATCAACCGGCTTCTCCGTGTCCAGGCGAAAATGATTCAGGGCAAGGGGACATCATTCCGCCGGCCCGTACGGGTGGTCTCTGCTGTAGCGGCCATGTTTCTGGTACTGTATCTGCCCTATCATTTGATGAGGAATGTGAGAATAGCGTCGCGGCATCCCTGGGCAGGGCTGTCTGACTGCCAcaagatatatatagagagtgcATACATCCTGACCAGGCCGGTGGCGTTCTTCCATAGTGTTATTAACCCTGTGTTCTACTTCTTCATGGGAGACAAGTTCAGAGAGCTCCTATTGGCCAAGATCAGAGGCCTGGTGAGACAGCTAAAACAGAGGACAAGGACGGCAATGTGA